One Micromonospora eburnea genomic region harbors:
- a CDS encoding TetR/AcrR family transcriptional regulator, translated as MTQPRRSPSGDRRKRDAERTRERILDAALIEFGEHGYAGARTSAIAARAGVNPQLISYYFNGKEGLYQALQQRWQTTSGAAQPDQAMADVVGGYLRLGATQRSWARLLIWEGLADAGTAADTEGEAQARAYFTAMVDDVRRRQRTGELSADLDPAYVVLTFFAAAMAPTVMPQIVRRLTGLRADSPEFLDAYTVQLRRMLGHLAEPGHRVD; from the coding sequence ATGACACAGCCCCGGCGGTCCCCGAGTGGCGATCGGCGCAAGCGTGACGCGGAGCGCACCCGCGAGCGCATCCTCGACGCGGCGCTGATCGAGTTCGGCGAACACGGCTACGCCGGCGCCCGCACCAGCGCGATCGCCGCCCGCGCCGGAGTCAACCCGCAGCTGATCTCCTACTACTTCAACGGCAAGGAAGGCCTCTACCAGGCCCTGCAGCAGCGGTGGCAGACCACCAGCGGCGCGGCTCAGCCGGATCAGGCGATGGCCGACGTGGTCGGCGGTTACCTCCGGCTCGGCGCGACTCAGCGGTCATGGGCGCGGCTGCTCATCTGGGAGGGGCTCGCCGACGCCGGAACGGCCGCCGACACCGAAGGGGAGGCGCAGGCCCGCGCGTACTTCACGGCGATGGTCGACGATGTGCGCCGCCGACAGCGAACCGGTGAGCTGTCGGCCGACCTCGATCCCGCGTACGTGGTGCTGACGTTCTTCGCGGCAGCGATGGCACCGACCGTGATGCCACAGATCGTCCGCCGGCTGACCGGACTGCGAGCCGACTCTCCCGAGTTCCTCGACGCGTACACCGTGCAGTTGCGCCGCATGCTCGGCCACCTCGCCGAGCCCGGCCACCGGGTTGATTAG
- a CDS encoding FAD-dependent oxidoreductase, whose translation MSELSVMIIGGGIGGLCLAQGLRQAGVAVTVHERGKARTDWLQGYRIHINPAGSHALRTCLPAANWQTFLRTVSVDDGGFAFTTEQLTDLVRFTAEEITPTGGPDERHYGVSRIGLREVLLAGMDDAVRLGEEFTHYETTTDGRVTATFADGSTATADVLIGADGANSRVRRQLLPHARRINTGIVAIAGKHRLDGAALPRALTHDTNLVIPKRSGSLFTAVWHPDRRFTAPPQDAPEDFLLSYSMPFVLWGYSDAAAALPDGVESLSGADLQRLALDRTIGWAPALRDLIAGSDPHTVNALRIRSATPVDAWQTGPVTLIGDAIHNMTPMAGIGANTALRDAELLCHRLAEVAAGRSALLPALRDYERQMLGYGFAAVKQSLRNARQAGSGNRVGRAAFRAMMRTVGAVPPIRRRMAAQLGR comes from the coding sequence ATGAGCGAGCTCAGCGTCATGATCATCGGCGGCGGGATCGGCGGCCTCTGCCTGGCACAGGGCCTTCGCCAAGCCGGCGTCGCGGTGACCGTCCACGAACGCGGCAAAGCCCGGACCGACTGGCTGCAGGGCTACCGCATCCACATCAACCCCGCCGGCAGCCACGCGCTGCGGACCTGCCTCCCGGCCGCGAACTGGCAGACGTTCCTCCGCACCGTCTCGGTCGATGACGGCGGTTTCGCGTTCACCACCGAACAGCTGACCGACCTCGTCCGCTTCACCGCCGAGGAGATCACGCCCACCGGCGGCCCCGACGAGCGCCACTACGGCGTCAGCCGGATCGGTCTGCGCGAGGTGCTGTTGGCCGGAATGGACGACGCGGTCCGGCTGGGCGAGGAGTTCACGCACTACGAGACGACGACCGACGGCCGGGTCACCGCCACCTTCGCCGACGGCAGCACCGCCACCGCCGACGTGCTGATCGGTGCCGACGGCGCGAACTCACGCGTACGCCGTCAACTGCTGCCGCACGCGCGGCGGATCAACACGGGCATCGTGGCGATCGCCGGCAAGCACCGCCTCGACGGCGCGGCCCTGCCCCGCGCCCTGACACACGACACGAATCTGGTGATCCCCAAGCGCAGCGGATCCCTGTTCACCGCGGTCTGGCATCCCGACCGGCGATTCACCGCACCACCGCAGGACGCACCCGAGGACTTCCTGCTGAGCTACAGCATGCCGTTCGTCCTGTGGGGATACTCCGACGCGGCGGCCGCGCTTCCCGACGGGGTCGAGTCACTCTCCGGAGCGGATCTCCAGCGACTGGCGCTGGACCGGACCATTGGCTGGGCGCCCGCCCTGCGGGACCTGATCGCCGGCTCCGATCCACATACCGTCAACGCCCTCCGGATCCGCAGCGCCACGCCGGTCGACGCCTGGCAGACCGGGCCGGTGACGCTGATCGGCGACGCCATCCACAACATGACGCCGATGGCCGGGATCGGCGCGAACACCGCACTGCGCGACGCCGAGCTGCTGTGCCACCGGCTCGCCGAGGTGGCCGCCGGCAGGTCCGCCCTGCTACCGGCACTGCGCGACTACGAGCGGCAGATGCTCGGCTACGGCTTCGCCGCGGTGAAACAGTCACTTCGGAATGCCCGGCAAGCCGGCTCGGGCAACCGCGTCGGCCGGGCCGCCTTCCGCGCGATGATGCGCACCGTCGGCGCGGTCCCGCCCATCCGCCGCCGGATGGCCGCGCAGCTCGGCCGCTGA
- a CDS encoding adenylate kinase → MSAPSRILVYGVYGAGKSTLAARLAERLGLPWYPVDDLLWEPGWVEVPVARQRSRIEGICRRDRWILDGAYHGWRDVPLARAELVVGLDYPRWCSFWRLLRRTMRRLVTGEEICNGNRESLGSVLSRDSILVWHLLAFGRARRRMRAWQADPHGPPVLLFRSPAALDRWLAGLPRDPDQAEREDRA, encoded by the coding sequence CGGCGTGTACGGTGCCGGCAAGTCCACCCTCGCGGCCCGGCTGGCCGAACGCCTCGGGCTGCCGTGGTATCCCGTCGACGACCTGCTCTGGGAGCCCGGCTGGGTGGAGGTGCCGGTCGCTCGCCAGCGCAGCCGGATCGAGGGAATCTGCCGGCGGGACCGCTGGATCCTCGACGGGGCGTACCACGGGTGGCGGGACGTGCCGCTGGCGCGCGCCGAACTGGTGGTCGGCCTCGACTACCCGCGGTGGTGCTCGTTCTGGCGGCTGCTGCGCCGCACCATGCGTCGGCTGGTGACGGGGGAGGAGATCTGCAACGGCAACCGTGAGTCGCTGGGCAGCGTGCTGTCCCGGGACTCGATCCTGGTGTGGCACCTCCTCGCGTTCGGCCGGGCCCGGCGGCGGATGCGGGCGTGGCAGGCAGACCCGCATGGGCCGCCGGTGCTGCTGTTCCGCTCCCCGGCCGCCCTGGACCGCTGGTTGGCCGGGCTGCCCCGCGACCCAGACCAGGCCGAGCGTGAAGATCGAGCTTGA